DNA from Sorex araneus isolate mSorAra2 chromosome 6, mSorAra2.pri, whole genome shotgun sequence:
TTATCATGGGCTGAAAATGCTTAGGGCTAAAATCTCTTATTTGAGCCAAATGACTTATCTTAACCCCATACAATGGTATCATGGTATCTTTTCATTTGCATCCTGAACTTCATAGTTAGTCACGCTTTAGCATTTACCATTTAGACTTTACCATTTCTCCATATTTTACCACTTATCATAGATATTCCAAAACTGCTTAATAATTTTCAGAAGTGTAGGCAAGGTCAGAAATCAGTACTATAGTCATAGTTGTGCGAACCATGTAAATGGAGCTAAAATTGGGTCACCATGAATGACCacacagagagaagaggaggTCTAATTTGACACGAAGTAAATTATGTTTAAATACTTTGAGCTTCCCAATGACAGAATAGTGTACATGAGTTTTCTGGTACTTAGAATATCCTAGCAAAGACTGGATAGCCATCTGTCAGAGGCCGGGTAGTCAGTGATATTCTTTTggatataaaataagattaaatatttaCCTGTCACCTTTGGGTCATTTTGGTATTTATTACTCTTTTCTAAGTGACAGATTGTGAGCTGCATGATGCTTCTGACCTTACTCTGCCCTTATGGATTCCTACAGCACCAAGAATAAAGGTCATTCATGGTGACTTATTCATAGtgggacacatgagaaatctttATAATTGAACCATAGAGATCTGTCCAGTGAAAACCATACCATGAACTTTTGCCTAGAAAAACACCTGAATtgaactaaaaataagaaaaaacttggggccagggagataatacagcaagtaaagtgtttgtgttgcatgtggccaacctgggttcaatccctggaaccccatatggtcccctgaacatcaccaagtgtggtccatgagtgcagagcccaggaataagccctgagaatttacaGGTGTTCCCCCATCCAGAAACATAACAGGCCTTGCTAAAATGGTTGCCTGAAGAGTGACCTCAGAATTGGTTGATTCCAGAACCAACTAGCTTCCTTTCAACCAACCAACGCCACCCAAATTAACAATAGTAATAGCACAAGAGTTTAATACCAACTCAAAACACACCATCAACTCTCAAATACATCAAATGTTAAAGATAatgaccagggccagagagatagtacagagggtatgggATTCAATCCTGGTCACCACGTATAGTCctccaagtactgtcaggagtgatccctgagatcaccgagctaggaataagtcctgagcacatctgggtgtgacccaaagtctgtctgtctgctgtctgtctgtctgtctattatctatctatctatctatctatctatctatctatctatctatctccacacatgtatgtatagatatgtatagatatatatgatatattttatgtatctCTATATATACCAGAGAAAGAATTTTTCTAGGAATAAATGTAGAGCTTAAACCCTTGGtaatccttccttctttcctcagaGAATGAGTACTGAGAGAAATATGAAAAAGGAAACTTCTGTCAAGGACACAAAACCAcaagataggaaaggaaataGACTGGGAGGAGTACAGGAAGACGGCAGTAGAGGTTCAGAAAGTTTCTCTTGAGTGGAAGGATCTCTATTCCACCACAAGTACATAGCAAGAGGAAAAACTGCCTGTGCTGCTATTTGCTTTTCTTATTGAGGAGGAAGACAGAGGAAATAAGGAATGTTGTGTAATATTCTATCAGAAAAGATCATAGAGCACCGTGAAAAAACTTAccagaaagagaaataagaaaatgaataccAAAAGCCCTTCAGATGGAGTCAGTGGAAGTTGACACATGGAAAAGCgcccccccaaaccccctccTTGAAattgtcccctcccccacatccacacattGGTAAAATAGCCTAGTGATCAAACTCCAAGAATTTTATCtatatccttatttttttttaccacacaTAGGAGATAAGAATGATTGGAAAGAATTGGGTCAAAAAGGGAAAGTAAATCTGTTTGCACATCATCTCTACTATTTTATTCTGAATTACTGATATAATATATAGTCCACTGCCACCCACATAAAGCAATAAATATACCATAATTTGGTGTAATAAATATAAGTGTTGGACTATGTATGAATAAGCAAAAGAGATAAAAGCAATTCCACAAACACCAGTACCTCCAGCTCAATTGGAATTTCCCCCTTTTCTCAAGGAGTAAAAGCAGACACAAATTACTGGTATTTTCTGTTCTTGAAAAGAACAGACATCTCAGATAAGATCTGAAAGACTAAATAAAAATGGACCTATATAACATATCTAAGTAAGAAAAATTGGGATAGAAGTGAACATTCtacccatatgccaaaaatatggCAACAAAAGACAAAGGTTTTTTTCAAACACTAtaactaaataaaagaagaaaagaaaagaaggaaggtatatagagggaaatatttagAAGATAGATGTCAGGATTAGAAAAAACTTGCAAGAAACACATGCAATATATGAAAAATGTGCACCACAAATGCTTTTGGCATTAAATTAGAGCATTAAAAATATGATGAGACTGatgaaatagtacagtggataaggagcttgtcttgcatgtagccaactggagttcaatccctgatatcccatatgattccccaagcccatcaggagtgttTCCTAAGCATAGAacaaggagaaaaccctgagcaccatcagacatAGCCCTTAAACCACAACCAAAAAATGTCAATaatggggaaaggagagggaagaaacttccttaaagaagacatttCTTTCACAGTCCAGTTACATATCCTGGAGTCTTTGGAGCAcactccaaattctacaatactgacagcccagtggaAACACACCAAAttataatgtaaaataacataaaagcCAATGACTCTCAATAAACAGTAAAACAAAAGGTTCAACAACAGTCTAgtaatcctcagacaaggacttaatgaccccatggtgagaaataacaattttcacaaattttcttttactaaaacattttttgataatACCACTATCCATtgagttgtaacaagcaatataaaataatttattttgtgcctgctaaggggcagGCTTGCAGGAGTGGTTGGGAAAGTGGGAACAATGGTAGAAAGGAAAGTCACACTGGCAgtgaaattggtgttggaacagtgaaTGCCTgtgacaactgtattatgaacaactttgtaaaccatagtgttttgacaaaaggaaaaaattttaacaagACATATAGATATCCAATAGGTATAGTAATCTTTATCACCTATCATTAGGGAAAGCAAATCTCTACAATTACTATTTAGAGATGGCATGTATTAGTGAGAATGACATGTATCAAAAATCTAAGAACCGGTGTTGgaagggatgtggtgaaaaaagaaccctcatttGCACCTAGTGGAATGTTATCGGTTTAGCATTAAAGAGTCTTGATTGGAGCTGCTGGctcaggcgccgccagcgagtgatgtaattaccaaaagaattttccctggacttcatatagaaattcaaaaccgcggcgatagcagccgcgcgacctaatatctcttgattgtcagcaacgtgtaaatgttcctttttagcagggcctaccgtgggtggaaactccaaacaatagtactgagttttttgttgaagggtaaaagattgtagcaatagaattttaggcagaattttccctggactttatatagaaacccaaaaccgcgcagccgctgccGAGGCtgcgtgacctaatgtcatctaatcatcagcaatatgaaatgggtcctttgtaacgggttggactttggggggaccataatagggttaaagtttgttgtgatgtgtaatttctggctgtactttccctggactttatacagaaattcaaagccgtgcagccgctgccatggctgcgcaacctaatgtcatttaatcatcagcaataagaaatggttcctttgtaatgggttggactttgggggggaccataatagggttaaagtttgtagttacgtgtaatttctggctgtactttccctggactttatacagaaattcaaagccgcgaggccgctgccatggccgcacgacctaatgtcatttaatcatcaccaatatgaaatggttcccttttaacgggttggactttggtgggaaatcctaacaagaatagtaagtcttttgctgaaatattgaaggcaatcaaagtggtagccatctctatagactgaactaagccatatccccatgctggctgagaagaaatatccttctttctcgggaagaaacgcggcgtggtgttaaccatagtatgatgtccattaagctgacacggacctggaggcgtgggaatgggatacaagggaataaattattatgtacttggaacagcgggacgctggtggaatctcgagccagggtcaataccagtgtattacttttggttccagaaactgcttgcagacattctaccagactatcaactaagccagagccccacgctggctgatgactggaaataaccatcttttttggtttttttccttttgtcaggcagcgtggtgattactaaagaggcatgaactcggtggcatgggacgaggggggaaaaaaatagaaaagctatgtaacaaacagcgggacttaatatctctacattctcagcaatggagagctatcaaatgcttccttgacagtaggactgtcttttcctttttggggggaaaccctagcaacaatagtgagttatgtgttgaaacatggaatgtaaccaagataaagcgtaaacgaagtgaaacttaccacttacaagggcggggactggggggggcgggagggggcgggaggtataatagggtggttggtgatggaatatgggcactggtgaagggaagggtgtttgagtattgtataactgacataatcctgagaactatgtaaccctccacaaggtgattcaataaaatttaaattaaaaaaataaaaaataaaaaaaatagagtcttgagcacttttttttttttttgctttttgggtcacacccggtgatgcacaggggtcactcctggatctgcactcaggaattactcctggcggtgctcaggggaccatatgagatggtgggaatcgaacccaggtctgccgcgtgcaaggcaaatgccctacctgatgtgctatcgttccagccccatcttGAGCTCTTCGGTGGCAATAAAGAGCAGTAACTTTAAACATTTAAAACCATAGTGTTGCTAAGGAGATAGGtggaaaaaagagagaaccaGTGAACcttggatcattggtggaggaacaGTGACACTAATGATTGGTTTGGAGTTGTAATGTTGGATGCCTAAAACTCATTACCAACAACTTTATATGTCACCTTGAATAAACTTTAACTGAAATGGTGAGCATTAACACAATTGTAGCCACCTAagttataataaaattcattgtgagggggacatacctggtagtgctcaaaggttattcctggcttagtgctcatgagtgatctctgatggcatttgggagaccatatatggtgccagaaatggaaccagGGCCATGGCCAAAGGAGATtcctgcaaagcaaatacctaaCCTTCTGTACTATATCCCTAGCctccaatttttaatttcaaaataaaagtcaatattGGAAATCAGAGGTGAGATAAAACATATAAAGATCAGTGATTTCAACATAAGAAAACATTGAAGATTAAAATATCAGAAGTCaacaggaaattatttttttttactttgaaagctgttttcctttattttaagcaaaaattaCTGTCCATCTTCCTGATTAAAGTTTGATTACCTACATAACAAAATGCATGGGATTATAAGAAACCCTTAAATTCATTGTCATTTCACAATAAGCTTGCTAGATAAAGGcaatataaaactattttgttcGTCCCAACTTGGTTCAGAACTAGAAAGCAACCACagtaaaaaatgtaaacaagcaaatgaattaaaaagataatatggAGAGTCAACAGACTCAAAACAATAGCCAACACAATATTTAAGAACAATAAATTTggattacagcaggtaaggtgcttgccttgtaggcagccacgctgggttcaatccccagcatcctatataacCCCACAAGCAttgattgccaggagtgattcctgagagcacagtgaggagtaacccctgagcatcgccaggtgtggccccaaaacataaaaaaaaaggacaacaaAGTTACAGGACCCACAGCAACAATTTCCAGATTTACTATAAAGCTACAATAATTCAAGACTGGAAATGGTGAAAGAATAAACACTGTATTAATGGAATAGAAtagagcccaaaaacaaaccagtacAATCAACTGATCCTTGACAGGAAAGCAGGACAGTACAATTGAACAAAGTTTACTTATAGCAAATGGTGCTCGAGTGACTGgacattcatatttttaaaaaaaattccagatgCAGACCTTTCCCTTTTTACAGGAATTAACTGGAAAATGCATAAAACataaaactcccaaaagagaaTATAGGAAAATATAGGTGACCTAGGGTTATGGTGATAACATTTTTTAGAGTCAACAccaaaagcatggtcatggaagaAATTACTGGCAACCATAAACATCATTCAAATTGAAAACTActactctgcaaaaaaaaaaaaaaggcaagccacagactgggagaaatatttgcaaaaagaCATCTGATATAGGACTTAAGGCAACAAACACACCTAACCCTTTAGAATAagtaacttggggctggagagaagttcagtgggtagggtgcttgcttgccttgcatgtggccgatctaggttcaatctcccaagcaccaccaggagtaattcttaggTGCAGAGCcacggagtaacccctgagcactgccgggtatgagccaaaagctaaataaaaactGAACCAAAGACTGACAGACTGatcaaggaaagaaattaaatggccaaaacatacaaaaagatATCCTATGCATAGTAGAACATTACAGATTAAAAAcaactgaggggctggggagatagctgaaGCACATGCCAGCATGCATGAGACCTcaaattcaatccctgaaaccacaAGGCACATACAAGCGCCACTGGGTAAAGCCATGGTGGCCCCAACACAGCTAGGCCTACCTCAAAGGAAATTGCTCTTGGCACCCAACACTGCTAGGGAGACTTTtccctacccacccccaccccccaaaaaaaattgaaatggtcACTATGTACCTATTAGAATAGTCAAAAACCTGAATACTGATAAGACCAGCGCTGGTGAGGATGCGAATAAGAACTCTcatgcactgctggtgaaaatgcaaaaaagtacagtgcTATTTGGAAGCAGTGTGACAGCCTCTTATTAAGCATACTCTTACCAAAGGATTTGGTAATTATACATCTTAATATTTATCCATGTCCCATATGCCTGGCACCTCTTCTTTTTCAAAGCCCAAATATGAAGTATTTAGGAAGTATTCAGCTACACCTTGAATGTTCACTGCACATGACAATCTACAATGAAACCAAGTGTTAAAGCAGAAATTTATTAAAATCCTTTATATAGTGTTTtacagacagaaaaaaatgtactgtCCTCAGCATTCAAGCAACCAACTCTTACGTGCAGAAGTGTAAGAAGACAGATGCCTTTGCCACCATCTCCCACTTGCCCCCAAGAGATGTTTCAACTCTTAAAAATgctgcatttatttattactcCGCATCTCAAAAGCTCTCCAGAGAGTGAAGACACATGAGCAGAGAACCTGCTTCAATCAGGTCTAGTGCAAGAGACATAGAAGAGCGCAGCTTGCAGGAGGGCACAGGCTGGGGAGGGTCAGGAGATGAGCCTGGGACCCACCTCAGCCCTAGCTGCGGAGTGTGGCCAGCCGGGACTGCATGGCTTCCagggcctcttcctcctcctcatcttctgaGGCAGCCATAGCTCCTGGAGGTTCAGGGTCTGGAAGGGCGTCGGTGACTTTGCTAGGTGCTTTCCCCAAAGCCCCTGCTGTAATTTCAAACAGAATTTTGTCGATTTCCATTTCTGCtgcttcttccatttcttcctgatCGTCCATGCTTTCAAAAGTGTCCTCTAACATCTCTTCTATGATCCCAGCCTTCATCATTTCTTTGGACAGTTCCCGCATGGTAGCCTGGATTTCTGGGATCTTCACAAGACTCTGCATGGCCTTCATCACTTCTGTGCTCTTTTGCAGGGAGCCAGCCACTCGCAAAACAGCCAGCTGGTTCTTCATTCCCATGAGCACGGAGTTCATGTGCGCTCTGGAGGCATAGAGTTTGCTCACTGCTTTTCTTGACCTTGGCCAGAACCACACAAACATCCTTCTGACCCTTCTTGGCAGCATCTTTCACAGAtcgttttactttttcttcttctctttggaTATCTCTTATTTGCCTCTCAACGACTCTCATTTCCTTTCTGATCTTCAATGACCATTCATTGACCAGCTCCTTGGGCGGCTTCTCCTGGGTTTTCTCAAACAGCCCCATGGCGAGCCGAACTGGGCTCGCCCCTTCCGGCTTCCCGTTCCCCGCGCCCAGGCAGGTCACGGGTGGCCGCTGGGGCAGGGCCGCCGAGGCCAGAGggcaggaaattatttttaaaaataaataaatccaggtgtctggagagatagatagtacagtataATAGTTGAGGTCCTtcccttgcatgcacccaatctgggttctatccctggcattccatatggttccctagtcccaccaggagtaattcctgaatacagagtcaagaCTAATaactgagcattactgggtgtgacccctaaactttaaaacataataacaaaaataaacccagTAAATTTAACCAATATATTGGAAACATGAAAAATTTAAGCAAATATAGACTGAATTAGAAGGTAGGCAGGGAATGCTAATAGGAATATAGAATTTTAAAGGAGAAAAGTTcatatatttagaaatagaatAATTGACCTGCATCGAGACACTGATGACCATCAAGTGATCATGGTGCCTCGAAAATATGGCCAAAACAAAAGgatgaaagaatatatttgaggtcataataaaagaaaacattttgccaGTAAAGGTAAAAGTCTAACTTTCGGAtaggaatagcacaccacattatgaaaagaaatgtgggtaaaaaaatgtttctccagCTCCCCAGTTAGAGTAAGTTTTCTGCAGTGCAAGGTGATGGTTGAGGGTGCCAGACATCAGCTGGTGGCAGATATCTATAATTGCAAACAGAGTGTACCATCCACAAAGTTCTGAGGGAAAGATTGGCCCAAGTTAATAACTCAACAGTCctttaagaataaagaaaaaattttcaaaccTACCAAAACTCATAGAACACAGCATTTCTGAGTCTTTCTAGAAAAACTAGGTAATGAGATCCAACTTATcaagatataaattaaaataataaacagaacTAGCGATGAGCAGTAAATCCTTCCACATATATGAGTTAAGGCTAAGCAATTAGGTGAATTATGGTTACAGAAAGGAACATAAATTTAATAACCCTGACAATAGAACAGTTTGTTTTTTGTGTATGTGGAGATGGAAAGGTAGGAAATAGAAAGGCAGGAAGAAATACTGCTCATCTCAACTTTCCTTGCAGAAAGTCGGTAGGGATCATCTAAATCTGAAACATgtcatgtttaaagaaaaaaaaaggtaactcaGTGACTCTTCATgaatttcataatatatattttaaacttttaaaagctAAACTCTTTTGTTTGTAGGAAGCAATTACCAAAGTTCAGCAAGTCCTATAGTTTCACTTCCCTTTAATTCAGTTTCAATGGCATCTTAATactttttagtgtttttattattttaatacataaagtgataatttatttgaaatgaacTACCATACAAGTGAAGAGTAAGTATCAGAAATAtcagtcagaaaaaaatacaaaaagagcctAAACTAGTCTAGAATGTTTGTGAGAGGCCAGCAAGTTATGAGCAAAGGGGAACGGAGCAAGATGTGATATGGGAGGTAGAGGGGAATCAGATTCTTATCATTCTTATACAATGTAATAGGCACTCAACTGAGAGTAGCACTTCATGACAAAATAAATATTGCATAGTATTCTTGCAGAGTAATTATAAGCTATAAACAAACCCACAAAATACACCTCTCTGAAGGCAGTGGAGGCTGATTTTggtttcactttatttattttttgttctggaaCCACAtctagttatgctcagggcttgcccccaactctatgctcaggtatcactccttgtGGGTTTGGGGAGATATATTGGATGCCAGAGCAGATTAGAGGTGGTTTTGGAGAAGTattcagattttaaaagaaagtgatCAGGGAACCAGGAAAATggtacaagagttaaggtgcttgccctggaTTCAGCTCTCTGCCTGAGATCCTCATCTCTTCCTTAGTTCAAAGCTGCTCCTCTGAAATCTATTTTTTACCCAAAATCTATTTTTCAATTAGTTGCTTCTTCTTCCATGTTCTACATACTTTATATACCTAATGTCTCAACCTAGGTATTGCAGTATTTAGTTGTCTATCCTTGTGTTCTCTCCTAGAAGGTGAAGATGAGATTATTTACTTATTCGATTTTTATTGAGTGTTTTCTATGCCCCACACAATGAATTTAGAGTTAGGACTATAAAGCTAAACAAAACTGATGTGCCACTGTTGTCTGGGAGCATGCCATCTCAGGGACAGAGATGAATCAGACAAACACTTACATTCCATTCCACACTGTGCTAGGTTTTACAAAGGAGCAGGGTCTggaaaagtggtgctgggaaaatctTCCCTATAAAGGCAGTGTTCTTTGAACAGATATCCAAAGACTGGATGGAGTTCAATGGGCAAAGACGAAAGGAGGAACATTCCTGGTAGAGGGAGCAGCTTATACCAATCCTAAAATAGAAGGAATTGAATTGCTGAAGGAAGGCACAGAGGGTTCATCAGGAGAGCAAGAATGCTCATAGTAGATGCTGGGGGAGGTGAGGCGAATTAACAACTTGGACCTAGTAAGATGTCATTAAAGATCCTAGAGCTCATTCTAAAAGCAAAAGATGCTGAAGGTGCTGACCCAGATTTGCATTTTATAGATTCTCTGGCTATGTGTAGAAAGCATGTTGAGCAGGGTGAGACAGTCAGGGGTACAGGCAGAGGGATGGGATAAGAGACTATCGGTAATTTCAGTCTTCATTAAAGTCTTCTCATTGTTGACAAGTTGAATATTTGTCACCTCTCCATTTTTATCATGTAGTTCTGAAACTGGCCTGTAGTTTGACTTCAAATGAcctaaatgatcactgtatcactgtatcactgtcatcccattgatcatagatttgctcgagtgggccccataacatctctattcatcctagccctgagattttagcagcctctctttacttgtccttcccagtggtgccgcattacaggctcttcggggtcaggggaatgagacccatcattgttagtgtatttggcatatgaatacgccatggggagcttgccagtttctctccctcagtagcttgccaggttctaggagctttgttttatagtctctggatgttggctgttgatgatattactggtgccaggcgcagtttctgggtgtgactgcctagttactggaaaatggggaatctgggtggaagaggcccagtcctgatccgagcagccttggagatctcagccccagggccccacacacctgggttcctctgcctagATGGTAAGACCTAAATATTCTACAAATGTTACCTGTGAAGAGAACTGGTTGGACCATTGCAGAGAACAAATGCAACAGGAAAAAGAGCCTCTTCATGTTCAGAAATCAAAGGAGAGTCAAAGTTCTGAAGACCCTAGAGTTTTCTGATAAAAATCTTCCCCAACTCTCAAGGGAATAGCCAAAAACTATAAGAGCCTTAAGCTTTCACTATACTTATGAAAAGCTTTATA
Protein-coding regions in this window:
- the LOC101537749 gene encoding LOW QUALITY PROTEIN: charged multivesicular body protein 3-like (The sequence of the model RefSeq protein was modified relative to this genomic sequence to represent the inferred CDS: inserted 2 bases in 1 codon), producing MGLFEKTQEKPPKELVNEWSLKIRKEMRVVERQIRDIQREEEKVKRSVKDAAKKGQKDVCVVLAXRSRKAVSKLYASRAHMNSVLMGMKNQLAVLRVAGSLQKSTEVMKAMQSLVKIPEIQATMRELSKEMMKAGIIEEMLEDTFESMDDQEEMEEAAEMEIDKILFEITAGALGKAPSKVTDALPDPEPPGAMAASEDEEEEEALEAMQSRLATLRS